The Planktothrix sp. FACHB-1365 genome has a segment encoding these proteins:
- the petG gene encoding cytochrome b6-f complex subunit V produces the protein MVEPLLSGIVLGLIVVTLLGLFFAAYQQYRRGNQLNID, from the coding sequence GTGGTAGAACCATTACTGTCAGGAATTGTTCTGGGTTTAATTGTCGTGACGCTGTTAGGGTTATTTTTCGCAGCGTACCAACAATATCGTCGGGGAAACCAACTTAATATCGACTAA